The genomic stretch TTTCTGGggaccccttctaatgaatgcattcagtttccttaagttgcacttattgctgatatggatgtgcaaatgcacacacacagcttgtctagtccctgtagagaagaagtactgccaatagaataggactctctggagcagattaacatgaacctgtttGCCCCAtgccacctaatgccaggtgtgggctagagtagTATacagccctccagcattgaactgtggagcagtggaggaactgtgttctctgtaatgatggatggcttttgggatgagttgaggagtcagggatgaggcggggtgatgatcatccaacatcctgacctcactaatgcgctTGTCGCTCAATGCGATCAAATCCTTACaccaatgctcctccaaaatctagtagaaagcaggataaactgtttttaataccatagatttcagaagaaaccatgacttagtcccaatacttttgtccatataggatGTATGAGTGTAAAGAGCCTTTACATTAAGTGATGGTTCTTCAGACCTGTGAACAGGTGTCTTCACACGCTTACAtatctattacaaacatggttaaTTATTGAACCAAATGTGGtgcttctatggcatctctcaaagaaccaccaccaccacacactggAAGAAATACTCTGTATATTTTGTAGCAGATGGAAAACGGTGATTCCCAAAtacaatagaagtcaatgggtaCATGCTTCAGCTTCTACTAGAAGATCTGGGTCAATGGGTTTTTTACATTGTGGTGATCAGCCATACAATTTGGCTGAAAACCCCAGTCCGGTTCCTCTAAGAATGAGCTTTGTGGTCCACGCATTGTGCACAATAAACACTACAGGCCTGAACGGCATGGAGGACTGCCTCATATGTATTGTCATGCACTCTGTTGCTTTCTCTCTGCTGGTCGGTGTGAGCAGGAGGAGGGCTGCAGGTCAGATTCTCTGAGGCTGCTGCAGGAGGCGCTCCAGATGAGCCAGAGTGAGACCAGCTCTACCCACGGTGAGCACTGCAAGGCTGTGTGTGGGAGCGAAGGCAGGCAAGGCGTTATGAGACTGTATGAGTGCTTTGCACGCAGTGGGGGAAGGAGGATTTGCAGCTTTGTGCTGAACAGTGGAAATGTAGATGCTAAAACTCCTGGAGGGGTGTTTTTCTCCCACTGACAGGCTGCTGTAGCTCTAATTTCAGAGTCAACAATAGACTGTTGGTGTCACAAGCTTTTATTGTATAAGTGTATACATGTGTATGCTTCAGATCTACAGATTCAGCTGTTGTGCTCTATACCTGTGGTGTCCGGTTCTGGTCCTGGTGGGATTGTGTcgagcacagtttggtgatttatCTGTTTAAACCTGTTAATAAGCTGTTTATTAGGACATCCGCTCAGCCATTGTCTCCTAAGGGTATTtaggagtttatcctgcttttgttggagtaactgtctctgctggccagggaagaaggctttctactatattttggaggcgcaatgctgtgatgatttgattgctctgagcaacaagagccttagtgaggttgggatattggataatcaccaccccacctcttccccaactccccagctcatccgaaaagtattggatggtgcaccagccatcactccagaaaacatagttccactgctccacagcccaatgctggggctctacacccctctagcccacacctggcattaggtatggaaggtttatgtttatctgctccagagagtgcagagaggcagtacttctctacagggattagacaagctgtatgtttGTATAGTAGctaattgcattcattagaaggggtgtccacagacatttggacatatagtgtatagcaTGTCACAATAAACCTTTCCATAAATATGTACAATATTCGTCAAAGCTTATGACCTGCTGAACTGAATTAGTGGAGTGTTTTTGAACAGAGAGATCACCACACTGTACTCAACAGGTCCAGAGCTGATAGTTTCTCAACTACATCATTTAACacgtgtgttaatgtgtgttggAACGTTCAGGGGAGCTGGATCCGGCCTCTGTTggttctggatcagttgcaggcGAAGCATGGGAGGAGCCACCTACGCTGTCAGCGGAACCCATGACCAGCGGGGATGAGCTCAGTGGGCTCGAGACTGCTCTAAAGGCAGAACGTGAGCGGGAGGAGGCGGGACCTCCTATAGAGAGCTCCTCCCACGCCGGGAGCGCTGCAGAAAGTGTGGAGTTTATTGGCCTGGATGGTCTGTGCAGCTCTCAACAGGACGGCGGCCCCCCGTCAACACACAAAACAGAACCCGGCGAACTCCCCTCGGCCACCGGGAGCCAGGGTGATGacgatgaggaggaggagtcgGGCCGAGAGGGCAGCGACCCCCTTCACTTCTGTCCGCAGTGTGGTGGTGGCTTTAACTCAGCCAGCGACCTGGCGGAACACACGTGCCCGTTGGCTGAGGTACGGCCCTTTCAGTGCTCCGTCTGCGGCCAGGCGTTTAGCCAAGCCTGGGGTTTGAAGAGCCACGAGTGTGTGCAGGTGGGCGAGCGGCGGCACCGCTGTGAACTCTGCGGCAAGGGCTTCACGCACTCTCGCTCGCTGGAGCGCCACCAGCTAGTACACACGGGCGAGCGCCCCCACAGGTGCCTGCAGTGCGGCCGCAGCTTCAGCCGCCTGGGCAACTTGGAGCGGCATCAGCGCATCCACACGGGCGAGAGGCCTTATGAGTGCGGCGCTTGTGGCAAACGCTTCAGCCGAGTGGAGTACCTGAAACGGCACCAGCAGATTCACAGCGGAGAGAGGGGTGAGAGGAACACTCTGCAGTGCGGCCACTGCAGCCAGACGTTCAGCGACACAGAGCACCTCAAACGACATCAGTGCTTCTCCAGTGCCTGACAGCAACAGCATGTGACCATAGCACCTCATTGACAATGCTAATTGGagttttttttaaccccttaaactctgtgGATTTGTCCGTGGGTCCAGACGTTCCTTGCCACTTCAATTTGCATCGTTTTTCATGTAGTTAAACATGTAGTAAAACACCATCTTTTTGGCCAAATCGTTGCAGTAGGTTGAGCTCCTAACTCCTAACCACTATGTTGAGACCTCGTCCTGACTGTGGTGGTGTCACTGTGTTTGAGGCTACCACTGGCCTGATGTGTCCAGAGGTATTAGCATATGTCCGTACAGAAGGACCATTAGTACCATCACTAgaacaataaaaacattcagGGCTtgatttcccaaaagcatctaaGCATAAACATTGTTCATAAATGGTCTGACAAGCTTCACacagaaatctctctctctgcccattCTTAGCAATAGGATGCTGTTGGGGGAACTGGGCCCTATTTAGCAGAACTTCGGTTGTAGTATCCGGCCCTCTTTAATTTGCCCACAGATGCGTAATGTATCTAATAATAAAGCTACAGTAGAATGTGTGACTGTCAGATGACCTTTACTTTACACTGCAGCTTCTTAACTTAGCCTGTTAGTTAAACATGATGCTCTGCTCTGAGGATGTGCTAAAAAGTGCATTGTACCATACATGGCCTTGTTGGCGTATCTGCCTGCAACACTGAGCACATTCCACCAGTGCAGCGCACTCCACCAGTGCTTTTTTGCGATTGTCTTGCCGTGGTTGAGTTATTGAGTAACTCAGTCAGTCGTCACCACTGGCTAACTAAAACTTACCTTCAGCAAGGGTCATGCTGCcttccatcagcagcaggagcCCAAGAGAGCAGAACTGGCTTTGCTTTCTCTGGGTGACGCTCTCATCTGCTGGCCGACACGGGCATCTCCTTGCCGGTGCATCAGATGTGGGTACCCGGCTCTTTCCTCAAAGCATTCTGAAAACACGTTAGTATTATTACATGCAATAATACAAAcgtgtgggttgggtaattggctatgtaaaaaataataataataaataaataaacaaatacattttatatatatatatatatatatatatatatatatatatatatatatatatatatatatatatgtatgtttattaGTATGATATTCAAAAAGGTTGTGAAATTAGAAGCGATAATAAATGAGTGTAGCCTGTAATCTAACCTTTCCTTtcagaaaacagcaaaaatactTACAAAAGCACTAATTTACCCTTTGCAGaataaaagtatttaaatacTCATAGCCAATTACAGTACCTCAGTACATCAGAACTGCAACCACATTATTTCTGAGTGTAAAATTGACTAAAATGGTcagctttaataaaataaatggaccAAGCTAAAGGCTAAAGCTAACGATATGAAAACAAGAAGGCCTGCAGTAGGCTAGAGGTTTGTCTAATATCTAAaaacaaagcacacagccagggctACGTTAGGGTTAATGGCTACGTGGGGGTAAATTAATGACCAATTACAACACACACCCCTCAAAACTCTACTCTGTCCTTAATTAGGGATTTT from Salminus brasiliensis chromosome 19, fSalBra1.hap2, whole genome shotgun sequence encodes the following:
- the LOC140540754 gene encoding uncharacterized protein, coding for MADSVKTFQAHLTAVMDSLVRASVCEITKLFQDTVNDYLVEISLNRKENEALKLRLRLTENKLRNERKYGMAWATNRRAAGLLASDDSGTKKRKVDTRAKQGKEWRSGGGGGGGAGAAAAAAAAAWEEGAGGAREERRDVFRVHLPTEREGEEEEEERRRVSGERKEVAGIKEEEEGCRSDSLRLLQEALQMSQSETSSTHGELDPASVGSGSVAGEAWEEPPTLSAEPMTSGDELSGLETALKAEREREEAGPPIESSSHAGSAAESVEFIGLDGLCSSQQDGGPPSTHKTEPGELPSATGSQGDDDEEEESGREGSDPLHFCPQCGGGFNSASDLAEHTCPLAEVRPFQCSVCGQAFSQAWGLKSHECVQVGERRHRCELCGKGFTHSRSLERHQLVHTGERPHRCLQCGRSFSRLGNLERHQRIHTGERPYECGACGKRFSRVEYLKRHQQIHSGERGERNTLQCGHCSQTFSDTEHLKRHQCFSSA